The following are encoded together in the Gouania willdenowi chromosome 14, fGouWil2.1, whole genome shotgun sequence genome:
- the rraga gene encoding ras-related GTP-binding protein A produces MSSSAMKKKVLLMGKSGSGKTSMRSIIFANYIARDTRRLGATIDVEHSHVRFLGNLVLNLWDCGGQDTFMENYFTSQRDNIFRNVEVLIYVFDVESRELEKDMHYYQSCLEAILQNSPDAKVFCLVHKMDLVQEDQRDLIFKEREEDLKRLSRPLSCTCFRTSIWDETLYKAWSSIVYQLIPNVQQLETNLRNFAQIIEADEVLLFERATFLVISHYQCKEQRDAHRFEKISNIIKQFKLSCSKLAASFQSMEVRNSNFAAFIDVFTSNTYVMVIMSDPSIPSAATLINIRNARKHFEKLERVDGPKHSLHMRMR; encoded by the exons ATGTCAAGCTCAGCCATGAAGAAAAAG GTGTTATTGATGGGCAAAAGTGGGTCTGGAAAGACCAGCATGAGATCAATCATCTTTGCTAATTACATAGCTCGAGACACGCGTCGCCTTGGAGCCACAA TTGACGTCGAGCACTCTCATGTTCGGTTTCTTGGTAAtttggttctcaacctgtgggACTGTGGAGG GCAGGACACCTTCATGGAGAACTACTTCACCAGTCAAAGGGACAACATTTTTAGGAATGTGGAAGTTCTTATTTACGTATTTGACGTGGAGAGTCGAGAGCTGGAGAAAGACATGCATTACTACCAGTCATGTTTGGAAGCCATCCTGCAGAATTCCCCTGATGCCAAAGTCTTTTGTCTCGTACACAAAATGGACCTCGTGCAGGAAGACCAGAGAGATCTG ATCTTTAAGGAGCGTGAAGAAGATCTGAAGAGACTGTCTCGGCCTTTGTCGTGCACGTGCTTCAGGACATCAATCTGGGATGAAACGCTCTATAAG GCTTGGTCCAGCATTGTGTACCAGCTCATCCCAAATGTCCAGCAGCTGGAGACCAACCTGAGAAATTTTGCTCAGATCATCGAGGCAGATGAAGTTCTTCTGTTTGAAAGAGCCACCTTCCTG GTGATTTCCCACTATCAGTGCAAAGAGCAGCGTGACGCTCACAGGTTTGAGAAGATCAGTAACATCATTAAACAGTTCAAACTTAGTTGTAG taaACTGGCAGCTTCCTTCCAAAGCATGGAGGTGAGGAACTCCAACTTTGCAGCTTTCATTGACGTCTTCACCTCCAACACATATGTTATGGTCATCATGTCAGACCCATCAATCC CATCTGCAGCCACTCTCATCAACATCCGCAATGCTAGGAAGCACTTTGAGAAGTTGGAGCGGGTGGATGGACCCAAACACAGCCTGCACATGCGGATGCGTTAG
- the cnga2b gene encoding cyclic nucleotide gated channel subunit alpha 2b, with protein sequence MTGHVAERDRSPHNLSVKTTLEEEIERAESILSRVASVCDDTSSELQRVAALDPNGSPSRNRNGAISRLVNIVVRLREWAHRSLLEEEERPDSFLERFRGPELRVAPSRISNTQPDANGNNANGILRKKWDMFVVSPSDNAYYRWLFVIAVAVLYNWFLVVARACFDKLQVGNYICWLVLDYISDTVYIMDTCVRLRTGFLEQGLLVKDHIKLRDSYIRTLQFKLDVLSILPTDLAYFSTGIHTPQLRFNRLLRFPRMFEFFDRTETRTNYPNIFRICNLVLYILVIIHWNACIYYAISKSLGFGSDTWVFPNISRPEFSSLTRSYVYCLYWSTLTLTTIGEMPAPVRDEEYLFVVFDFLVGVLIFATIVGNVGSMIANMNATRAEFQARIDAIKHYMHFRKVSKGLETRVIKWFDYLWTNKKAIDEQEVLKNLPNKLRAEIAINVHLETLKKVRIFQDCEAGLLIELVLKLRPQVFSPGDYICRKGDIGKEMYIIKEGQLAVVADDGVTQYALLTDGSCFGEISILNIKGSKMGNRRTANIRSLGYSDLFCLSKDDLMEAVTEYPDAKTVLEERGREILIKEGLLDHSAESGGLHKEDTEEKVERLESSLDTLQTRFSRLLSEYTHTQQRLKQRITLLERQLNQTDCGAEASDVRCSTNEKVDESQPGPVSHSDTQNSSEHSEDNKSPVSTK encoded by the exons ATGACGGGCCACGTGGCAGAGAGAGATCGGTCGCCCCACAACCTGTCGGTCAAAACAACTTTGGAGGAGGAGATAGAGAGAGCCGAGAGTATTCTCAGCAG GGTGGCGTCAGTCTGTGATGACAcatcatcagagctacagagaGTCGCTGCCCTTGACCCCAATGGAAGTCCTTCAAGAAACAGGAACGGAGCTATCTCAAG GTTGGTGAACATTGTAGTCCGACTGAGGGAATGGGCACATAGGAGTCTGCTGGAGGAAGAGGAGCGACCAGACTCCTTCCTGGAACGCTTTCGTGGCCCTGAGCTGAGAGTGGCCCCCAGTCGCATCAGCAATACGCAACCGGATGCCAATGGCAACAATGCCAACGGGATCCTCAG GAAAAAATGGGACATGTTTGTGGTGTCTCCATCTGATAACGCATACTATCGCTGGTTATTTGTCATCGCCGTCGCTGTTCTTTACAACTGGTTTCTTGTGGTTGCGAG AGCATGCTTTGACAAGTTACAAGTGGGCAATTACATCTGCTGGCTTGTGTTGGACTACATCTCTGATACTGTGTATATAATGGACACTTGTGTACGACTTCGCACAG GGTTCCTCGAACAAGGCTTGTTGGTGAAGGACCACATCAAGCTAAGAGACAGCTACATCCGAACGCTGCAGTTCAAGTTGGATGTGCTGTCCATCCTGCCCACTGACCTGGCCTACTTTTCAACCGGCATCCATACACCACAGCTCAGGTTTAACCGCCTGCTGCGCTTCCCTCGCATGTTCGAGTTCTTCGACCGCACTGAGACTCGCACCAATTACCCCAACATCTTTCGTATTTGTAACTTGGTGCTTTACATCCTAGTAATCATCCACTGGAACGCATGCATCTACTACGCTATATCTAAGTCCTTGGGATTCGGTTCGGACACTTGGGTTTTCCCAAACATCTCCAGACCAGAGTTTTCTTCTTTAACTCGAAGCTACGTCTACTGCCTGTACTGGTCCACACTCACTCTCACCACCATCGGCGAGATGCCTGCCCCTGTAAGAGATGAAGAGTACCTCTTTGTGGTCTTTGACTTCCTTGTTGGGGTCCTAATCTTTGCTACCATCGTGGGAAACGTCGGCTCCATGATCGCCAATATGAACGCGACACGTGCTGAGTTTCAAGCTCGAATCGATGCCATCAAGCATTACATGCATTTCCGCAAAGTCAGCAAAGGATTGGAGACGCGTGTGATTAAGTGGTTTGACTACCTCTGGACTAATAAGAAGGCAATTGATGAGCAGGAAGTCCTGAAGAACTTGCCAAACAAACTACGGGCAGAGATTGCTATTAATGTTCACCTGGAAACACTGAAGAAAGTGCGTATTTTCCAAGACTGTGAGGCAGGACTGCTGATCGAACTTGTGCTCAAACTTCGTCCACAGGTCTTTAGTCCGGGAGACTACATCTGTAGAAAAGGAGACATTGGTAAGGAAATGTATATCATCAAAGAGGGACAGCTGGCAGTGGTGGCTGACGATGGGGTCACACAGTACGCTCTCCTCACTGATGGCAGCTGTTTTGGAGAAATTAGCATTTTGAATATAAAAGGTAGCAAAATGGGCAACCGCAGGACAGCCAACATTCGCAGCTTGGGCTACTCCGACCTTTTCTGCCTCTCCAAGGACGACTTGATGGAGGCCGTGACCGAGTATCCAGATGCTAAAACTGTGCTTGAGGAGAGAGGCCGTGAGATCCTGATAAAGGAGGGCCTGTTGGATCACAGCGCGGAGAGCGGTGGTCTGCATAAAGAAGACACCGAGGAGAAGGTGGAGAGGCTGGAGTCGTCTCTGGACACCCTTCAGACCCGTTTCTCTCGTCTCCTCAgcgaatacacacacactcagcaaCGGCTGAAGCAGCGCATCACTCTGCTGGAAAGGCAGCTGAACCAGACAGACTGTGGTGCAGAGGCAAGTGATGTGAGATGTTCAACCAATGAGAAGGTTGATGAAAGTCAACCTGGGCCTGTTTCCCACTCAGACACACAGAACTCCTCTGAACACAGTGAGGACAACAAGAGTCCAGTATCCACAAAATGA